In the genome of Spirochaetota bacterium, the window TCGGTATTGAAAATTTTTCATTGTATAAACTCATTTGTATCTTTTTTGTTGACAAATATTTAATAGCCTGACTAATCAAAGGTAAATTGAAAATTATCTTAATCATGGTGTCGTCTTATGGAATTTGATGCAGTCATTGGCCTTGAAGTGCATGTGCAATTGAATACACAATCCAAGATATTTTGCTCTTGCTCAACTCAATTTGGAGCACTAGCAAATACTCAGGTATGTCCAGTATGTTTAGGGCTTCCGGGTGTATTACCAGTATTAAATAAAGAAGTATTAAAAAAAGCTATACAGGCAGGGCTTGCTTTAAATTGTAAGATTGCGTCATACAGCAAATTTGACCGTAAAAACTATTTTTATCCTGATCTCCCCAAAGCTTATCAAATATCACAATATGATAAGCCAATATGTTACGATGGCTATATTGAGATAGCTACTGACAATGGAATCAAAAAGATTGGAATCACTCGCCTGCATATGGAGGAAGATGCTGGTAAGAATATCCATAGTGAAGATTCAAACTATAAAGTTTCTTATGTTGATTTCAACAGAACGGGAGTTCCACTAATAGAGATAGTATCTGAACCAGATATTAATACTCCTGATGAAGCGTATCAGTATCTCCAGAACCTGCGCTCAATACTGAAATATATTGAAGTATCAGATTGCAATATGGAAGAAGGAAGCTTGCGATGTGATGTCAATGTTTCGTTAAAACCAAAAGGTTCCCCAACATTTGGGCAAAAAGTTGAAATAAAGAACTTAAATAGTTTCCGTTCGGTTAAATTGGCCCTTGAATATGAAATTGAACGCCAGAAGAAGATGTTATTTCAAAATGAAAAAATAGTTCAGGAAACCCGTTTATGGGATGCTGATCGCAATATCACGTTTTCCATGCGCTCAAAAGAAGAAGCGCATGATTACCGATATTTCCCAGAACCGGACTTGCCACCCATTGAGATATCTCAGGAATTCATTGAACAATTAAAAAATGAATTACCTGAATTGCCACACCAAAAACGTATACGATTTATGCAACAATATGGATTGCCTGAGTATGATGCTCAGGTGTTGACCACAACCAAGCAATTAGCATCATATTATGAATCAGTTGTTGCTGATGGGGTACA includes:
- the gatB gene encoding Asp-tRNA(Asn)/Glu-tRNA(Gln) amidotransferase subunit GatB; translated protein: MEFDAVIGLEVHVQLNTQSKIFCSCSTQFGALANTQVCPVCLGLPGVLPVLNKEVLKKAIQAGLALNCKIASYSKFDRKNYFYPDLPKAYQISQYDKPICYDGYIEIATDNGIKKIGITRLHMEEDAGKNIHSEDSNYKVSYVDFNRTGVPLIEIVSEPDINTPDEAYQYLQNLRSILKYIEVSDCNMEEGSLRCDVNVSLKPKGSPTFGQKVEIKNLNSFRSVKLALEYEIERQKKMLFQNEKIVQETRLWDADRNITFSMRSKEEAHDYRYFPEPDLPPIEISQEFIEQLKNELPELPHQKRIRFMQQYGLPEYDAQVLTTTKQLASYYESVVADGVQPKKASNWIMSEVLAKIDDPETIDSFIVKPKDLAILLKRIDDATISGKIAKTVFEEMLETGKNPDTIINEKGLRQVTDTGAIESIIDEVLKNNPKSVEDYKSGKDKALKFLIGQVMKESKGKANPQMVNDILIKKLSQ